In bacterium, the genomic stretch TGCGAAAAATCATTTTGAAAGGTTCATCCACTGCTTCAGTTATGAACCAATAATACTGTTGATGAGATTCGCTGACAAGCCGATTGCGCACTCTACATTGGGCGAGTGCCTTTGCAGGTGGGGTATCCCGTGCACCCCCAGAACTGAGAGCCGATGTTTTTACCCTGCCGGGCGGTTCTAATGGCCATCAGTTGGCCGCATATCGGGCAGTTTTTTATAAGATCCGTCTGATCTGACGGATCCGTCGGATTTTTTCGCAATCGCTCCCGCTCTGCGAGCCGTGCGACTGCTAATTGTTCGCTGTAACCGCCTTCTTTGATGAAAGACTGCTCAAGGGCAATGATCTGCTGGTCCATCAGGTAATTGGCCTGGTGAATCAGGCAAATCAATGTGTTGGCAATGATGGCTGGATCTTTGTGCTCAAGCCAGGGAGCATAGAGCGCCCAGCGGGCGAGGTCGCCAGTATCCGTCGGATCGGTCAGATCCGACCGATCTGATTTTCGGCCCAGGCTTCGCACTTCATGTGCTTCTATGTCGTCTTTCGTCCATTGTCGCAATTTTCGCTGGCGCAGGTAATCCTCATAGTCCAGTAATAGTTCATCCAGGCTGCTGCGTGCCACATTTGTCAGGTGGGTTTCAGTTTTGCTGCTTGTTGCGCCTGCGCGGCTGCCTTCCGCGATGTTCTGTCGCCCGCTCCGTGCGGCTTGCACCATCTGATCGTGTGTCCGTGAGCGTTTATCAATGAAGCGGTCACAGAATTTGACGGTGCCATCATAGATGAGCGTGGCAACTTGGAACCCTCTCAACTCACGGTATCCGCCGCTGGAGCGCAGGCGTCGAACTTTTCTTTTTCTATCCGTCAGATCCGACCGATCCGTCGGATCACTTACTTCACTGCCGTTCATTTAGCTATTATTAAGCTAAAACTTATGCGTCTGCTAGAAGTTTTTGAAACGAGGCCATGGCCTCGCGTTCACGGGGGCCAATATCGTAGTAGATGCAGTCTGTGAAATACGCCAGACAGCTGGCTTCGCTCAACCCTAGTTTGACGGCCTGCTCATGTGCGATCTCAGGTATCGCGGCCACACCGTCCTGCTTGGCAGTCTGAATCACCCTTGTTAGCCCCGCGGGATCGGGGTGGTCGCGGCGCACCGCCCACACGGCAAATACAAATGGCAGGCCAGTCATTTGGTTCCAGGCTGTAGCCAGATCATAATCACCGCCCGGACCGGGCTTTTCGTAGAGGGCACGATCCCCAATGACCACCGAGGCGTCGGCTTCCGTCGGATTTGTAACGATCTGGATGGTGCGCTTCCAATGGTTCTTCAGAAGGATTTGTGCCAAGGCATTTGATGTTCGCGAAGCTGGATCAAGACAAACTGTGCGCACTTCTTCGAGGGGCCGGTTGCACCGGAGTAAGACGCTGCGGACTTCTTTGCCGGCACAGATCCCGGTGCCTTCGAGCGCCATAAGTCTCGGGTTGGCGAATAGGGCCGCGACAGGAATCAGCGCCGCATCAATAGTTCCATCCAGTAATGGGGCAATTAACTGAGCCGGGGTGTTGAGAACCACGTGGGATCCGGGACTAACCTTGGGGATGAATTGTGCCAGAGGGACCGAATTGGCATATTCCGGAGCAGCAAAGGAGTAGGGATGCGGCGAATGGGCTGTGAACATGGTCACAAACCCGCCGGTCAGGGGAATGTGGCGGGCCTGTGTAAATCCGGCTACGGTCATCTCGGATACGATGGCGTCAGGCGTTGGGAAATGCTCGATCGAGTCAGCCAGATAGCGGTAGGCACTGCCTTGCGAAAGGATTGAGCCCAGCAACGGAATGATCCGACTGGTGTGAAATTGGTGAATCCATAGCGGCAGGGTGGTTGTGGGCTTGGTTAATTCCAAGATGACAACCGTGCCGCCTGGACGAAGAACCCGCCTCATCTCCTGGAAGGCTTTTGCGCGGTCTTCGATATTTCTCAGGCAGAAGGCGCTGACAATGCTGTCAAATGAATTGTCGCCAAATGCGAGGGCGGTCGCATCTCCAGTTTGATAGGTCGCCCGGCTTTGCAGGCCAGCCGCCCGTGTTTTCCGGTCGGCGATTTCAATCATCGGGGCAGAGAGATCAATGCCGGTAATTCGAGCCGTCGGGTCCTTTTTCAGCACGGCAATCGCCACATCACCTGTGCCACAGCCGATGTCCAGAAAATCCCGGTCACCTCTTGCGAAACCTTTAGAATTAAGGGTTTCTATAGCGCGACGCCTCCAGATCCGGTGCAGGCCGAATGACATTAAGGCATTCAGGAGGTCATACCGCCGCGCGATGCGGTCGAACATGCGCCGGTTTTCCTCCGCAGGGATGAGCGCGTCACGAGCGGGGCCTGTCATCGCTTACGCTCCGGGATTCCGTAACTCGCCCAGTTCTCACTGACCCTACGTTCATGGGCCGGATCGAATGCCACGGGTTGGCGATATCCGGGCTTCCATGTCGCATCGATGGCGATTGGAAACTGTAGAACCAGTCTGTTCCCGACGATTTCACGCTGTGTGGGGTGGAGATCAAGGAGCGGATCAAATCGGGTAAACCAGCCCCAGAGAATCATTCGCAAATCATTCAGGGGCACATCGGACGAAACCAGAACATGGAATAGATATTGGCGGGTGACGGGGTGTGAGGCCAGCGCCTCACGGATCTCCTCTTTGTTGGCGTCGGGTTGGACCTGGGCCACGAGAAAGGCTTCGCCCACTGCCACCATGGCAATAATCTGGCGGTGCACAGCAACAGGGGCAGGCGGGGGCGGCGGGGGTTGAAGTCGGAGTGGCGGGCGATTTCCCCGGGTCCCTAACAGAATCAGTTTACTGCCGGTATTCATGGATGGTCCGGTAAAATCCAGGGTGTCCTGTGCGGTGGGGGCCAGCAGATGGATCCCTTGGTTGGCGTCAAGCGTTTCCCACAGGGCGTGGCTGACCTCTTTAAAGTCCCGGACATTGACATCATGGTCCACCACGATCATGATTTTCGTGAGCGAGAGTTGGCCTTCGCCCATGAGTCCAAGGGCATGTTTGAGCGCTTCCTGTCCGTAGCGTTCTCTGACGGCGGCGATGGCCAGCGGATGAAATCCCGTTTCCGGATAAGCCCATAGATCGCTGATAGCCGGGCGGATTAGTTTCAACAAGGGGAGGGTCATTTCCTGGAGGGCCTCTCCAATATAGTAATCCTCCTGAGGGGGCTTGCCGACCACAGTGGCTGGATAGATGGCATCTTTACGGGCCAGCATGCGATCTACTCGAAAAACCGGAAATATGGCACTGTGAGAATAGTGGCCCAGATGGTCGCCGAAGGGGCCTTCCTGTCGTTCATCACCGGGAGTCACCCTTCCTTCCAGCACGAATTCAGCAGTGGCGGGAATACGGTGGCCGGTGCCGGATCGCTTGATAACATCCAATGGGTGGCCCATGAGCAAGGCGGCTAGCAGTCGTTCATCGATCCCTTCCGGGAGGGGCGTGATGGCGGCAATGGTCAGCGCTGGCGGGCCCCCCAGAATAACACTTAGGGGAAGCGATTCCCCGCGGGCGGCGGCGATTTGGAAATGGAAACCGCCCCCTTTTTCGATCTGCCAGTGCATTCCTGTGCTGGTGGCGTCATAACGTTGCAGGCGGTAAATGCCGAGATTGCCCGCCCCTGTAAGCGGATCAACCGTATGGACCAGTGGCAAGGTGAAAAAGGGCCCACCATCAAGCGGCCAGCAGGTCAGGCAGGGTAATAGATCCAGTCGGGCAGGGCTAAAGCATTGATCAAGAATGGGGCCGCGGCGTACGGTTCTCATACGGGCTTTGGCTACTTTCCAGAGCTCGCGACGTTCTGCCCACACCGCCGACAGCGTGGGGGGCATGAAGCGTTCAGCGAGGCGAACCAAATCTTCACCTATGGCCCCGGGGTGACGCCCAAAAGCCATCTCAACCCGTTCGGGGGTTCCATAAAGATTGGAGACCAGGCGATAAGGTGAACCTTTGATCCGTTCAAATAAAATCGCAGGGCCCTGCTCGGCCAGAAGCCGGTGTTGGATGATTGTAATGTCCTGATCCGGATCGACTTCCTCCGTAACTCGGGCGAGTTGCCCTTTGGCTTCAAGTTGATTGATAAATCCCCGGAGATCAGTGGCACTCAAGAGATGGTCTCCCAGTTTGTGGGGGCGGGGTGCCCCAGAACGGCCAGCACACGATCCACGTAGAGTTCAAGGAGGTCAGTCATGGTGACCTGACGAGGGTCCCTGCCGGCAACCTGGTAAAAGGGAGGGGAAAGAGGCATGATCACGCCGCCGGCACCAGCTACTGTGGCGGCATTATTCAAATCGATTTGAGTCCAGGGCGATTCTCGCACGCAGAGCACCAGTTTGCGTTGTTCCTTCAGGTGACAATGTGCTGCGCGTGAGATCAAGGTGTCGGCAATGCCGTGTGCCACTTTAGCCAGTGTGTTGGTGGAGCAGGGAAGGATGACCATCCCAGCCGAGGGAACCGAACCTGATGACACGGGGGCTGCGAGATCGGTGTCGTCAAAGACCCTGGCGGCCATCGCGGCCAGCTTGGAAAAATCGCCGTATTCACGTTCATATACATTCCGACCCCAGGCGCTGGCCACCAGCGCGACCGGCCATGGCGATTTCCTGATCAGAAGTTCTGCGGCATATGACCCGGTGGCACCACTTACAGCGAGTAATAGATTCATTTTCAAACCACTTTTCACATCTCACGTTTCACATCTCACTATTTACAGCATCGCAATCATGGCTCCGGCAATTCCGGCAATGGCGGATACGGGGAAGAATCTAGCATGAAGTGGCAGCTTTGACCAGTAGGCCAACCCTAAAGCAGCGATGGTGACGGTCAGCGCCAGCCCAGAGGCCAGTCCCCCGCCGACCAGTACCCAGAGCTGAATGGCGGCGGCTGCAGCGATGAGATGAGTGAGGGCTGCCACCCATTGGGCACCGGTACTGCCCAGAGCTGCAGGAAGGCTGTGAACACCAATCTCGCGGTCGGCCTTGATGTCCTGCAGGGCGTAAATGATATCGAATCCACTGATCCAGCAGAAGGTGAACAGTGTCAACATCAAGGTCGCTCCATCGATGTCGGTAGATCCCCTGACGGCTACGAAGGCCCCCAGAGGGCCAAGCGCCAGACAGACTCCAATTCCATAATGACAGAGGCAGCTTAACCGCTTAAGTAAAGAATATGTAATCAAAACCAAGGCCGGTATCGTGGACAGTTTCAGGCACAAAGGGCCAAGTGCCGCACATGCCGCGAGGTAGATAAAGAGGCCGGTGGCCGCAACGCCCCAGGCTTGTTTCGTTGAAAGCTTGCCGCTCGGGAGTTCGCGGCTTACCGTGCGGGGATTAAGCT encodes the following:
- a CDS encoding four helix bundle suffix domain-containing protein, with protein sequence MNGSEVSDPTDRSDLTDRKRKVRRLRSSGGYRELRGFQVATLIYDGTVKFCDRFIDKRSRTHDQMVQAARSGRQNIAEGSRAGATSSKTETHLTNVARSSLDELLLDYEDYLRQRKLRQWTKDDIEAHEVRSLGRKSDRSDLTDPTDTGDLARWALYAPWLEHKDPAIIANTLICLIHQANYLMDQQIIALEQSFIKEGGYSEQLAVARLAERERLRKNPTDPSDQTDLIKNCPICGQLMAIRTARQGKNIGSQFWGCTGYPTCKGTRPM
- the ubiE gene encoding bifunctional demethylmenaquinone methyltransferase/2-methoxy-6-polyprenyl-1,4-benzoquinol methylase UbiE, with the protein product MTGPARDALIPAEENRRMFDRIARRYDLLNALMSFGLHRIWRRRAIETLNSKGFARGDRDFLDIGCGTGDVAIAVLKKDPTARITGIDLSAPMIEIADRKTRAAGLQSRATYQTGDATALAFGDNSFDSIVSAFCLRNIEDRAKAFQEMRRVLRPGGTVVILELTKPTTTLPLWIHQFHTSRIIPLLGSILSQGSAYRYLADSIEHFPTPDAIVSEMTVAGFTQARHIPLTGGFVTMFTAHSPHPYSFAAPEYANSVPLAQFIPKVSPGSHVVLNTPAQLIAPLLDGTIDAALIPVAALFANPRLMALEGTGICAGKEVRSVLLRCNRPLEEVRTVCLDPASRTSNALAQILLKNHWKRTIQIVTNPTEADASVVIGDRALYEKPGPGGDYDLATAWNQMTGLPFVFAVWAVRRDHPDPAGLTRVIQTAKQDGVAAIPEIAHEQAVKLGLSEASCLAYFTDCIYYDIGPREREAMASFQKLLADA
- a CDS encoding UbiD family decarboxylase; this translates as MSATDLRGFINQLEAKGQLARVTEEVDPDQDITIIQHRLLAEQGPAILFERIKGSPYRLVSNLYGTPERVEMAFGRHPGAIGEDLVRLAERFMPPTLSAVWAERRELWKVAKARMRTVRRGPILDQCFSPARLDLLPCLTCWPLDGGPFFTLPLVHTVDPLTGAGNLGIYRLQRYDATSTGMHWQIEKGGGFHFQIAAARGESLPLSVILGGPPALTIAAITPLPEGIDERLLAALLMGHPLDVIKRSGTGHRIPATAEFVLEGRVTPGDERQEGPFGDHLGHYSHSAIFPVFRVDRMLARKDAIYPATVVGKPPQEDYYIGEALQEMTLPLLKLIRPAISDLWAYPETGFHPLAIAAVRERYGQEALKHALGLMGEGQLSLTKIMIVVDHDVNVRDFKEVSHALWETLDANQGIHLLAPTAQDTLDFTGPSMNTGSKLILLGTRGNRPPLRLQPPPPPPAPVAVHRQIIAMVAVGEAFLVAQVQPDANKEEIREALASHPVTRQYLFHVLVSSDVPLNDLRMILWGWFTRFDPLLDLHPTQREIVGNRLVLQFPIAIDATWKPGYRQPVAFDPAHERRVSENWASYGIPERKR
- a CDS encoding UbiX family flavin prenyltransferase yields the protein MNLLLAVSGATGSYAAELLIRKSPWPVALVASAWGRNVYEREYGDFSKLAAMAARVFDDTDLAAPVSSGSVPSAGMVILPCSTNTLAKVAHGIADTLISRAAHCHLKEQRKLVLCVRESPWTQIDLNNAATVAGAGGVIMPLSPPFYQVAGRDPRQVTMTDLLELYVDRVLAVLGHPAPTNWETIS